One genomic segment of Hordeum vulgare subsp. vulgare chromosome 2H, MorexV3_pseudomolecules_assembly, whole genome shotgun sequence includes these proteins:
- the LOC123424614 gene encoding abscisic acid receptor PYL4-like — MPTPYSAAALQQHHRLVSSSGGLGSAAGAAAGAHRCGEHDGTVPPEVARHHEHAAPGGRCCCSAVVQRVAAPAADVWAVVRRFDQPQAYKSFVRSCALLDGDGGVGTLREVRVVSGLPAASSRERLEILDDERHVLSFSVVGGEHRLRNYRSVTTVHPAPGEGASPSPSTLVVESYVVDVPPGNTPEDTRVFVDTIVKCNLQSLARTAEKLAGRGAAYGAPP; from the coding sequence ATGCCGACGCCGTACAGCGCGGCGGCGCTGCAGCAGCACCACCGGCTGGTATCCTCCTCCGGCGGCCTAGGTTCcgcggcgggggcggcggcgggggcgcacAGGTGCGGCGAGCACGACGGGACGGTGCCGCCGGAGGTGGCGCGGCACCACGAGCACGCGGCGCCGGGGGGCCGGTGCTGCTGCTCGGCGGTGGTGCAGCGCgtggcggcgccggcggcggACGTGTGGGCCGTGGTCCGGCGCTTCGACCAGCCGCAGGCGTACAAGAGCTTCGTGCGCAGCTGCGCGCTGCTGGACGGGGACGGCGGCGTGGGCACGCTCCGCGAGGTGCGCGTGGTGTCGGGCCTCCCCGCGGCGTCGAGCCGCGAGCGGCTCGAGATCCTGGACGACGAGCGGCACGTGCTGAGCTTCAGCGTGGTCGGCGGCGAGCACCGCCTCCGCAACTACCGGTCCGTGACCACCGTGCACCCGGCTCCGGGGGAGGgcgcgtcgccgtcgccgtcgacgcTGGTGGTGGAGTCGTACGTGGTGGACGTGCCCCCCGGCAACACCCCCGAGGACACCCGCGTGTTCGTGGACACCATCGTCAAGTGCAACCTCCAGTCCCTCGCCCGCACCGCCGAGAAGCTCGCCGGCCGGGGAGCCGCCTACGGCGCGCCGCCGTGA